In Triticum aestivum cultivar Chinese Spring chromosome 5B, IWGSC CS RefSeq v2.1, whole genome shotgun sequence, the following proteins share a genomic window:
- the LOC123116718 gene encoding NEP1-interacting protein 2-like, which produces MLDVATRAAGGLARSLVVAAFGAAGTVIGGMLGLLWGFVNQDGLVQGVVVGAVTGALVSVELADSLLRIWTCGDCSMDARIKRTRLVLRSVAVGRLLRGSLFPAISGALDSQIEALQQHHSFRGDLFEPSSGPVTAARRAAVESLPATVLTKETAGAGQHTTCPICLHEFQAGESARRLPACGHVFHLACIDSWLLWKPHCPMCRHAVY; this is translated from the exons ATGCTCGACGTGGCCACCAGAGCAGCCGGCGGGCTGGCGCGCTCGCTCGTGGTCGCCGCCTTCGGCGCAG CCGGTACGGTGATCGGCGGCATGCTCGGCCTCCTGTGGGGCTTCGTCAACCAGGACGGCCTGGTGCAGGGCGTGGTCGTCGGGGCGGTCACCGGGGCCCTCGTCTCCGTGGAGCTCGCCGACTCCCTCCTCAGGATATGGACCTGCGGCGACTGCTCCATGGACGCGCGCATCAAACGCACG CGGCTGGTGCTCCGGAGCGTGGCGGTCGGCCGCCTCCTGCGCGGCTCGCTGTTCCCGGCCATAAGCGGCGCGCTGGACAGCCAGATCGAGGCGCTGCAGCAGCACCACTCCTTCCGAGGCGACCTCTTCGAGCCGAGCTCCGGCCCGGTGACGGCCGCGCGGAGGGCCGCCGTCGAGAGCCTCCCGGCCACGGTGCTCACCAAGGAGACagcgggcgcggggcagcacacCACCTGCCCCATCTGCCTCCAT GAGTTCCAGGCCGGCGAGAGCGCCAGGAGGCTGCCGGCGTGCGGCCACGTGTTCCACCTGGCGTGCATCGACAGCTGGCTGCTGTGGAAGCCCCATTGCCCCATGTGCCGCCACGCCGTCTACTAG